CACACTCACTTCGATTGCAAGATGGCGGTACTGGCTTCTTATTACACCTACAGCTATCATGACAAGAAAACCAGTCCATGGAGGtcgggagaaccagagtattGCCATAACCGGGCTACGTACAcaaagtatatatacatatatattgtatatacatatatgtggtTGGTTATAGTAAATTTGTTACTGCTGCTGTCACACATGACTTTTCGCTTGCTGTTATGATTTATTGTAGTTTGCTGTTTACATGCCATTAAATGATGCTATCAGCACACACGTGTCACAGTAAATCATGTTGTTCCTTTATTGTGTTATCACCTGCATGAAAGGTAGAGGTTCTGCAACAAGCAATACAATTGACATAGCTCTACACTAAGAGCTTGCAGCGTCTCCCGCTGTGCAGATGACAGTTGTAGATTACATCTGTAGGacgttttgtttctttacttttgaACGACCATCTATTCTGGACACTGATCTGGAAGAGAGAGGAGGCTTACAGATCACATGtgattgtgtcaaagtgaaacaGCATTGGAAGCATCTTACCTGTGAGGTCTCCAAAATGAAGATCTTCACTTAAGTTGAGGCACGTGGCCTTCTTCTTGAAAACCTCGAGGTGAGCATCATCTAATCTTCCAGACTTTGCTGTTGCACGCAGAGACAAACTTATATTTTCCTGATTTTATTGTGTGTCAAACAGTATTTTGTATGTTATATAGAACTTGCTTTGATGTGGAGATGGAGTGTGGACTCACTTAACAAGaagatatttgtcttttttaccaGTTCCCCGTCATTGGTCCTCTCCATGTTGTTGTCGAACCAGAAGAGACAGTCAGGACACATCTTCAGAAATCTCCCCTTGTGTTCTTGACCGTAGAAGTTAAGGATAACTATTAGACATCGGAGAAATTGTGATTCAGTACTGTGACTATACCGAATAGGAAATGATCAGAATTACTTACATCCTTCACTGGCACAGCTACTTGAAGTGGAAGTAGTACTTTGAATAAAGCATGTCCCATTACTTGTAAGGAGAAAAGTCATTATTCTCACGTTACTCACTTCGACAAAATGTTTAAGAAGAAACTAAAAGGAATATTTACATTCTGTTTGCCCATTTCATGGTGAAGTCATGACTATTGGGGACAGGTGAAAGGTCAATCCAGGAGCTGCTGACTGCTTTAAGGACGTTCATGTAACCTTCATTGTCTGATGTTATAACATGAAGTATCCATTTTCCAGATACCTGTGGAAAGACACACACATCGAGTCTTGGAGTATTTGTTTTACTTCCAAGAATATTCTGTACATATATTGCATCATCCACGCACATATAAACATTCCATTTACCATGTTTCATATTCCATGTTTTCCACCATTCCCATCAATACATTTACTACATAGTACGTACATTAAACTGCAATATATTCACTTTCAGAATGCATGAAATACACAACCTGCAAAAAGTCAAAGCATACAAAGTCTGTATGGATATTTACATGTGAAACGGGTGTGAAGGATAACATAACATACCAGATTGATGTCCTCCACAGGTTCTAGGAGATCTAGGCAGCCGGGATCAGATGCAGCAGTCAGAGAAAAGAGAGCCAACACACTTAAACAAAAGTGATAAAACATGTTGATGTGTTTGATGCCAACACCACACTGAGAGCTGAAAGATAGATGCAAGGTAGACAACCATTTATATAACATGAGAGAAGGACGGACATTATTATGCAAGCAAGTACTCGGTGTGTGGATTTGTTAATATTGACTTTGGATAAGCAGCTATGACTACGGATTCAAAACAGACGAGAATGAAATGCATCTATGTCTTTTTGTCACAGTTCTCTCACAAGGGAAAGGTTACTTTGTGGTTTccacacacctttttttttagtgttttcagCTGTGCTACTTGTGTCTTCCCAGTCTTCCATCATTAGTGCACCTGCATCTTGTTCTGATCTATGTCTCCTCCTGCTCTCTGCTCAGCTCTCTCTCTAGGTGTTAATATTGCTACTTATttaattcccacttttctgttCTATCATCTAGTTCAGTGGTCGGCAAACTCTTGCACTCTTTAGCCTCCCTATTGGGGCTCCCTTCCCTGAGCtcagtcattttttattttttttacaccaaagtTGAGGAAATGTAGATTTTGAAAAAGAGTTTGAAATATCCAACTCACAGCTGCTCAACATGAGATTGTAAGGAGGTGGGAGCCGTTCATTGATGGacaatacattaaataataaaatcagaGTATCTCTTGATTGAGCAtctcagaattaaaaaaataaacaggaaattgtgtttttattgtaaaactCCAAACTCTCTGCAAAGACAGTCAAGTACACGGggtacatatacatgtatgactaaacaaccattcacactcacattcatacctatggacaatttggagtcgccaattaacctagcatgtttttggaatgtgggaggaaaccggagtacctggagaaaacccatgcatgcaaagggagaacatgccaactccacacagagatgcccgagggtggaatcgaacccagatcttcacGATCTCCTGACTGACTGACAGTAGCAATGTGAGTCTGA
This DNA window, taken from Doryrhamphus excisus isolate RoL2022-K1 chromosome 4, RoL_Dexc_1.0, whole genome shotgun sequence, encodes the following:
- the LOC131128559 gene encoding uncharacterized protein LOC131128559, translating into MLYKWLSTLHLSFSSQCGVGIKHINMFYHFCLSVLALFSLTAASDPGCLDLLEPVEDINLVSGKWILHVITSDNEGYMNVLKAVSSSWIDLSPVPNSHDFTMKWANRINGTCFIQSTTSTSSSCASEGFILNFYGQEHKGRFLKMCPDCLFWFDNNMERTNDGELVKKTNIFLLTKSGRLDDAHLEVFKKKATCLNLSEDLHFGDLTDQCPE